In Haloplanus rubicundus, one DNA window encodes the following:
- a CDS encoding winged helix-turn-helix domain-containing protein produces the protein MVEWECLIKPREASGLDPEAVHDILLGITSPMTYTEIAERADYSSNAAKKHLERLAEMGIGRANRESRPARYERNEGYLEWQDASRIATELSVEEIIDRVKPLEEQRAEYETQFGTTDPSAVSAFGHDDHETIHERMTTISEWQGVVRDIQLYELARQLAQNDGHLLPA, from the coding sequence ATGGTCGAGTGGGAGTGTCTAATTAAACCACGGGAAGCCTCGGGGCTTGACCCCGAGGCGGTTCACGACATCCTCCTCGGAATCACGTCGCCAATGACGTACACGGAGATTGCAGAGCGTGCAGATTACTCTTCGAATGCCGCAAAAAAGCATCTCGAACGCTTAGCCGAGATGGGTATCGGCCGCGCGAATCGGGAGAGTCGCCCGGCGAGATATGAACGCAACGAAGGCTACCTCGAGTGGCAGGACGCCAGCCGGATCGCGACGGAACTCTCTGTCGAAGAGATTATCGACCGCGTGAAACCGCTCGAAGAGCAACGCGCAGAGTACGAAACGCAGTTCGGGACGACAGACCCGAGTGCGGTGTCCGCCTTCGGTCACGACGATCACGAGACGATCCACGAACGGATGACGACGATTAGTGAGTGGCAGGGCGTGGTCAGGGATATCCAGCTGTACGAACTCGCTCGTCAACTTGCCCAGAACGATGGCCACCTGCTTCCAGCGTAG